The proteins below are encoded in one region of Ostrinia nubilalis chromosome 3, ilOstNubi1.1, whole genome shotgun sequence:
- the LOC135088027 gene encoding HEAT repeat-containing protein 1 homolog translates to MAATSLSEQLKKLSAPQSAIYKEGKKKASLLFDPKEAGLKDRDTFYEIGLSGLNDLIALYEGFRVYEDSLFSQSSKEFERAVQSKEVNQNLDQTIEKFLLQISPYFLLQSSHKALEWLVNRYHIHEYNQDAIMALILPYHGSNIFVRFIQIMPLKANTNRWNWLRPMQKNGVPLSNQVWYNHCLSNSASLQFTAKMTLKYVKEFGERSSQLNTVFAFFCQTALGVLESGKHVNEGTINALLPTVLKAIESSIVDFRSAAYIVLGFLFTKATLKGEILNDIVLKLLTTEFDMTYDIAILITMLYAHQTHMKHMSETILNNISLDIMNDLCGYMKRSVEHKQNIQPFVLAFLSSVLRLLQKDTEQFTRFRQLPQTLIDEVDLKNQQPESIVKCVLDAYRSPKAVKVKDADESDIEIIDEEDCSSKILEWYSEFLKSIENKYPDAFDKVIKQEMSSQNKGATKKRLNLARVLGFKPSVAHQVGGTYLFENLNNVNPELRVEAVKYISKEFDALKIENVEFVKDSIVNRLNDDDINVVTAALEIPSQYLNEALNEIDATKVLVNIVSKTSKKWRSVIRLAISKLCSLDILPVNQDTVLALIPHLFPDCEESARTAWDILNAKWGRKLGLAKALHLNSSYKDNHEVLNQLVFKALFVDRMKHFDDLLDVYQLNKNNTLDIYTFLLLKTCSFKVASVDEITVTLNLLLESVEVEDRVIVASSEDQTFSNKIMPEYVKLSKQNKILFEVVEYIFSRIIEDMPVKSLPKPWCNVCEDNETILVRRLYEICITGCAIPSYEKNYVNLLKQLLQKFFKNSRERFEFIANFACGHILYANDAKDVIGPELQLRSLKLLNNFFSLKDAEWLYESDVVVLMILFNFNNPITAIRQCAIDSINNLLRLEPDKSKVYVQLFTELLAHKEELLLDHEQIPQVLNTVLSQSAPAKKIFKKNCLAKFTHILASDTPPHITSSFLKLLYNINSASTFPYIVPALQSLEKTLAQNELNLKFCFNIYESNMFKHVYSQINDSTITTFAKDQIWKSITVGLKEYRECILEEGQTVTSPCVLIMKQIDEDVFKKVPDERTKDLVLLIASAGAFSNNPTIASSAAKVMKKIHLNFSDFKPILQSMFTAADPAAKESKKKKSSVSMLSYQVTETNEWKLGVTMLEYVQNKKKMIVDGTFVSLMFELLSKCLRFEEQSYVEYTKQLILSSLWYYCKKFVDDKDRDQIKSLKSHFKVELVVQSIRGTQNPQTHHHALILLSHAAYMLPEQVLHHTMEIFTFMGSSVLRHDDAYSFQIIIKIIETLIPILVKLDRDVEEYSEKELQQLQNRIVPVLRIFADVVLHVPEHRRLPLYKKLVETLGPNQFLWVFLGLLLETHITHFNDEKKKDKRQNRTLADQESPMNRLDFGQNILLEFSPEVGIENFIKLMGYIKSLPVQKDEDSMDTDVDPSDIFSVNGHSAVQLRQYKYVIITFMNNCLASSRFIQHSSQATDIKAMETHYKNFIINILTFIQSISKFNDEKTAKYWRVMLHHSYDLLDNTNNLLSAPMFLSVVRGLLKHTLQAVRRKSMELLNSKIQFSPEMFNDVNKDLLFSLLPALLDIIKTIENKSESQNETAAQELELNQQTALLSLKLLTRMLASENPEPFKSVLDTVTEYTCNSNITSNVMASVVLCLAELCSNLKAHALASLRKFMPALIKVLKKQREADTPELILLSTVTAISKIVESLPLFLSPYLQKILYEYAILLAKWQTFDQECSKVSAIVTKLVTIKKKIASSIPPRVLIPVANETHQLLLDREHYDAIGPVMSVLAESFANVTTADFTALQQDLTSFFLSALQLRSNAMEKNIDANVIDNAEDEVVNALVKLVLKLSETSFRPFYFKIYDWAIRTNVDGQKDRAITFYRLSSAIADQLKGLFVLFAGHFIKNASDLLDSCNNSKTEDLFYDSEEKCITLVKYIIKTLHIVFLYDSQNFINKDRFETLMQPVVDQLENTLGGIQSLKSRAEEIIIPCISQFAVASADDSLWKLLNYQILLKTRHNDADIRLLALDSLVSMATQLGSSWLPLLAESVPFLAELLEDGDQKIETCTKDAIRKLEQILGEPLEKYF, encoded by the exons ATGGCAGCCACTTCTTTATCGGAGCAGCTGAAAAAGCTGTCAGCTCCGCAATCTGCAATTTATAAGGAGGGTAAGAAGAAGGCATCATTACTCTTTGACCCTAAAGAGGCTGGCCTCAAAGATCGGGACACCTTCTATGAGATTGGTCTGAGCGGCCTGAATGATTTGATAGCATTATACGAAGGATTTAGAGTTTATGAAGACTCCCTATTCAGTCAATCGTCCAAGGAATTTGAAAGAGCCGTCCAAAGCAAAGAAGTCAACCAAAATCTTGATCAAACtattgaaaagtttttattacaaatctCTCCATACTTCTTACTCCAATCTTCACACAAAGCACTAGAATGGCTTGTGAACAGGTACCATATTCACGAGTACAACCAGGATGCGATCATGGCATTGATACTGCCGTACCATGGATCGAACATTTTTGTCCGTTTCATACAAATTATGCCATTAAAAGCTAATACGAACAGATGGAATTGGCTGCGACCAATGCAGAAGAATGGAGTTCCACTTAGTAATCAAGTTTGGTACAATCATTGTCTGTCCAACTCTGCTTCGTTGCAGTTTACTGCAAAGATGACGTTGAAGTATGTTAAAGAGTTCGGTGAACGATCTTCTCAGCTGAACACTGTGTTTGCATTCTTCTGTCAAACTGCTTTGGGAGTATTAGAGAGTGGGAAACATGTTAACGAAGGGACGATTAACGCTCTCCTACCAACAGTGTTGAAGGCTATTGAGTCGTCTATTGTGGATTTTCGTTCAGCAGCCTATATTGTTTTgggatttttatttacaaaggcTACTCTTAAAGGTGAGATTCTAAACGATATTGTTCTTAAACTTCTGACCACAGAATTTGATATGACTTATGATATAGCTATTTTGATTACTATGCTATATGCCCACCAAACTCACATGAAGCATATGTCGGAGACTATTCTGAATAACATTTCGTTGGATATAATGAACGATCTGTGCGGATATATGAAGAGATCTGTGGAGCATAAGCAGAACATTCAGCCATTTGTGCTAGCGTTTCTGTCAAGTGTTCTTCGGTTGCTACAAAAAGATACGGAACAGTTCACAAGGTTCCGACAGTTGCCACAAACACTGATTGATGAAGTGGATTTGAAGAATCAACAACCAGAATCTATTGTCAa GTGTGTCCTCGATGCCTACAGATCACCAAAAGCAGTCAAGGTAAAAGATGCGGATGAAAGTGATATTGAGATAATAGATGAAGAAGACTGTTCCTCTAAAATACTTGAATGGTACTCGGAATTCCTAAAaagcattgaaaataaatacccTGATGCTTTTGACAAAGTAATCAAACAGGAAATGAGCTCTCAAAACAAAGGTGCTACTAAAAAAAGACTTAACTTAGCCAGAGTGTTAGGTTTCAAACCTTCAGTAGCTCACCAAGTAGGTGGTACTTATCTATTTGAAAATCTTAATAACGTCAATCCAGAATTAAGAGTTGAAGCAGTTAAGTATATCAGCAAGGAATTTGACgcactaaaaattgaaaatgttgAATTTGTAAAAGACTCCATCGTGAACAGgttgaatgatgatgatattaacGTAGTCACCGCAGCATTGGAAATCCCAAGCCAGTATTTGAATGAAGCCCTCAATGAAATAGATGCAACGAAAGTCCTGGTTAATATTGTCAGCAAAACGTCTAAGAAATGGAGAAGTGTCATCCGCCTGGCTATTTCAAAGCTCTGCTCTTTGGATATTCTGCCAGTAAACCAAGATACTGTATTGGCTTTGATACCACACCTATTCCCTGACTGTGAGGAATCGGCTCGCACAGCGTGGGACATTCTAAATGCAAAATGGGGACGCAAATTGGGATTGGCCAAAGCACTACACCTAAACTCTTCTTACAAAGATAACCACGAGGTCTTAAATCAACTGGTATTCAAGGCTCTATTTGTTGATAGAATGAAGCACTTTGACGATCTTCTAGACGTTTATCAGctaaataaaaacaacactCTGGATATCTACACCTTTTTACTCCTGAAAACCTGCTCTTTTAAAGTAGCGTCAGTTGATGAAATAACCGTCACTTTAAACTTGTTGTTGGAGTCTGTTGAAGTAGAGGACAGAGTGATAGTCGCAAGTTCCGAAGACCAGACATTCTCGAACAAGATCATGCCAGAATATGTCAAGTTGTCGAAACAAAATAAGATTCTTTTCGAAGTTGTTGAGTATATTTTTTCGAGAATAATCGAAGATATGCCTGTAAAAAGCCTCCCAAAACCGTGGTGCAATGTGTGTGAAGATAATGAAACTATACTAGTGAGGAGATTGTATGAGATCTGTATTACAGGCTGTGCAATACCTTCATATGAGAAGAATTACGTAAATCTATTGAAACAACTTTTACAGAAATTCTTCAAAAATTCCCGTGAGAGATTCGAGTTCATTGCGAACTTTGCTTGCGGCCATATTTTATACGCGAATGACGCTAAAGATGTGATTGGCCCAGAATTGCAGTTGAGAAGTTTGAAATTACTCAACAATTTCTTCTCTTTAAAAGATGCTGAATGGTTGTATGAATCGGATGTCGTAGTTCTGATGATATTATTCAACTTTAACAATCCTATTACGGCAATCCGGCAGTGTGCGATCGACTCAATAAATAACTTGCTGAGACTGGAACCAGATAAAAGCAAAGTTTATGTACAACTATTTACAGAACTTCTCGCACATAAAGAAGAATTGCTGTTAGACCATGAACAGATACCACAAGTCTTGAATACAGTTCTGAGTCAGTCAGCTCCAGCCaagaaaatattcaaaaagAACTGTCTGGCGAAATTCACTCATATTTTGGCTTCTGACACCCCACCTCATATAACTTCCAGCTTTCTAAAACTCCTGTACAATATCAACAGTGCAAGTACATTCCCGTACATAGTACCTGCTCTACAGTCATTGGAGAAGACTTTGGCTCAGAATGAGCTCAACTTAAAATTCTGTTTCAATATCTACGAATCGAACATGTTCAAACATGTTTACAGTCAGATCAACGACAGTACTATTACCACATTCGCGAAAGATCAGATTTGGAAGTCAATAACAGTAGGCTTGAAAGAGTACAGAGAATGTATTCTGGAGGAAGGACAAACGGTCACCAGTCCTTGTGTCTTGATCATGAAGCAAATTGATGAGGATGTTTTCAAGAAAGTTCCTGATGAGAGAACTAAAGATTTGGTTCTTCTTATTGCTTCAGCTGGTGCTTTTAGTAATAACCCGACGATAGCAAGCTCTGCTGCTAAAGTTATGAAGAAAATCCACCTTAACTTCTCTGATTTCAAACCCATATTACAAAGCATGTTTACTGCAGCTGACCCGGCAGCAAAGGAATCTAAAAAGAAGAAGTCCTCAGTATCTATGTTGTCTTACCAAGTCACTGAAACAAACGAATGGAAACTGGGGGTGACTATGTTAGAATACGTCCAGAACAAAAAGAAAATGATTGTCGATGGCACATTTGTGTCGTTGATGTTTGAATTGCTGAGTAAATGCTTGAGATTTGAGGAGCAGTCGTATGTGGAGTACACCAAACAGCTCATTCTGTCATCTTTGTGGTATTACTGCAAGAAATTTGTCGATGACAAGGACAGAGACCAGATAAAGTCGCTCAAGTCTCATTTTAAAGTGGAACTTGTTGTGCAGTCTATCAGAGGAACACAGAATCCTCAGACCCATCACCATGCCTTGATCCTCCTATCTCACGCTGCCTATATGCTCCCTGAACAAGTACTCCATCATACAATGGAGATATTTACATTCATGGGATCATCAGTTCTGAGGCATGACGATGCTTACAGCTTCCagatcataataaaaataattgaaaccCTCATTCCCATTCTCGTGAAATTGGACAGAGATGTCGAAGAATACTCAGAGAAAGAATTACAGCAGCTACAGAATCGCATAGTTCCAGTGCTAAGAATATTTGCTGATGTGGTCTTGCATGTCCCAGAGCATAGACGTTTGCCTCTGTACAAGAAACTGGTGGAGACCCTCGGCCCGAACCAATTCCTTTGGGTGTTCCTTGGCTTACTTTTAGAGACACACATCACTCACTTCAATGATGAAAAGAAGAAAGATAAGCGTCAGAACAGAACATTAGCTGATCAGGAATCGCCAATGAATAGGTTGGACTTTGGACAGAACATCTTGCTTGAATTCTCGCCAGAAGTAGGGATAGAAAACTTCATAAAACTCATGGGCTACATAAAGTCTCTGCCGGTTCAGAAAGACGAAGATTCCATGGACACTGACGTCGATCCGAGCGACATTTTCAGCGTAAATGGCCATTCCGCAGTTCAGCTCCGTCAGTACAAATACGTTATTATTACATTCATGAACAACTGCCTCGCATCATCAAGATTTATCCAACACAGTTCTCAAGCCACTGACATTAAAGCGATGGAGACTCATTACAAAAACTTCATTATTAACATCCTGACATTCATCCAAAGCATTTCTAAGTTCAATGACGAGAAAACTGCCAAGTACTGGCGGGTCATGTTGCACCATAGCTACGACTTATTGGACAATACCAACAACCTGCTATCTGCTCCTATGTTCTTATCCGTTGTTAGAGGATTACTGAAGCACACCTTGCAAGCGGTGCGAAGGAAATCAATGGAGTTACTGAACTCCAAAATCCAGTTCAGTCCTGAAATGTTCAATGATGTGAACAAAGATCTTTTGTTCTCTCTGCTGCCTGCGTTGCTTGATATAATCAAGACGATTGAGAACAAATCAGAAAGCCAGAACGAGACAGCAGCTCAAGAGCTTGAGTTGAACCAACAAactgctttattatcattgaaATTGCTGACTAGAATGTTAGCGTCAGAGAATCCTGAGCCTTTCAAGTCAGTTCTGGACACCGTCACAGAATATACATGCAATTCGAACATCACGAGCAACGTCATGGCTTCTGTAGTGCTATGTCTAGCTGAACTATGCAGCAATCTGAAGGCACACGCATTAGCTAGCCTGAGGAAGTTTATGCCAGCTCTTATAAAAGTTCTGAAGAAGCAAAGAGAAGCCGATACACCTGAACTTATTCTCTTGAGCACTGTCACTGCTATATCGAAGATTGTCGAAAGCCTCCCACTGTTTTTGAGTCCGTATTTGCAGAAAATACTGTACGAATACGCGATACTGCTAGCCAAGTGGCAGACGTTCGACCAGGAGTGCAGCAAAGTGTCCGCGATCGTGACGAAATTGGTTACGATAAAGAAGAAAATTGCGAGTTCGATTCCGCCGAGAGTGCTGATCCCTGTTGCGAATGAGACACATCAGCTGTTGTTGGATAGAGAACACTATGACGCCATTGGcccagtgatgtctgtgttggCTGAAAGTTTTGCTAATGTGACGACTGCTGACTTCACGGCTTTGCAGCAAGATCTGACGTCATTCTTCCTGTCAGCATTACAATTGCGAAGCAACGCGATGGAGAAGAATATAGACGCTAATGTGATCGACAACGCAGAAGATGAAGTGGTGAATGCGTTGGTGAAATTGGTGCTAAAACTTTCAGAGACCAGTTTCAGGCCTTTCTACTTTAAGATATACGATTGGGCCATCAGGACTAATGTGGATGGACAAAAGGACAGGGCTATCACTTTCTACAG ACTGAGCAGTGCAATAGCCGACCAGCTCAAAGGCTTATTCGTTCTTTTCGCTGGCCACTTCATCAAGAACGCATCGGATCTCCTTGACTCATGCAACAACAGCAAAACTGAAGACCTCTTCTATGATTCTGAGGAAAAATGCatcacactggtcaaatacatCATCAAGACGTTGCATATAGTGTTCTTATATGACAGCCAGAACTTCATAAACAAAGATCGGTTTGAAACCCTCATGCAACCAGTGGTAGACCAGCTAGAGAACACGCTGGGTGGCATTCAGAGCCTTAAATCAAGGGCCGAAGAGATTATTATTCCGTGCATCTCTCAGTTTGCGGTGGCTTCAGCCGATGACTCTTTGTGGAAGCTGCTGAATTATCAGATACTGCTGAAGACGAGACATAATGATGCTGATATAAG ACTCCTAGCTTTGGACTCCTTAGTGTCCATGGCCACTCAACTCGGCAGCAGTTGGCTGCCACTTCTAGCAGAGAGCGTACCGTTCCTCGCTGAACTTCTAGAAGACGGCGACCAGAAGATAGAGACGTGCACTAAAGACGCCATCAGGAAGCTAGAACAGATCCTTGGCGAACCGTTGGAAAAATACTtctaa